Proteins from a single region of Abyssalbus ytuae:
- a CDS encoding ATP-binding protein, producing the protein MINKDFKKILFILLLTTNIVVSQSGFETDLKMLYRRGNEICSSNDKEQVFCKAFDFYLKKEFDSCFIYSGKALSEEKNKEEQDVLNYIQGVSAIKKKLFKRALLNINKIDDVSNLKNLKYLKLGQIYLNLEEYDKAIFNYLKWEKNNITTEIKLKKNAYHNLGVCYLHKGDYINAKKKFSKELELIKPTDTLEIISAKIDLANIYYNQYNDEEAIPLFKEAYQLAKNFSNIELKQLTANNMAVVEKNRKNYEESVNYYIEYEKWKDSIWNRDKIWELAEKDKALTLQLNEEKLTAEKLKQKVTLLIAFISIIGGGLVLSFSIQLKRKNHKITTQKKYLDDLNATKDKLFTILSHDLKTPVYFLSNKLLSLITEEKKKEVKSIEGIQECYIIASNTSLLIENTLHWALNNRDKLLFKISTLNLRIVVDQVLYYFEPVIELKRIELIIQIPEVCNVLADYNTFKILLRNILDNAVKFTPEKSTIFISTYECEEKITLTIENPISRNVVFENVNTLYNSTGLGHQLCEEFAKKNGGTFEVLKSPSNFQILVTLIKNHINDIVSI; encoded by the coding sequence ATGATCAATAAGGATTTTAAAAAAATACTTTTTATATTATTGTTAACTACAAATATTGTTGTCAGTCAATCAGGATTTGAAACTGATTTGAAAATGCTTTATAGAAGAGGGAATGAAATTTGTAGTTCTAATGATAAGGAACAGGTTTTTTGTAAAGCCTTTGATTTCTATCTAAAAAAAGAATTTGACTCATGTTTTATATATAGTGGAAAGGCTCTTTCGGAAGAGAAGAATAAAGAAGAACAAGATGTTTTAAATTATATTCAAGGGGTAAGTGCAATAAAAAAAAAACTTTTTAAAAGGGCACTTCTGAATATAAATAAAATAGATGATGTTTCAAATTTGAAAAATTTAAAATATTTGAAACTAGGACAAATTTATCTTAATCTTGAAGAGTATGACAAAGCTATTTTTAATTACTTAAAATGGGAAAAAAATAATATTACAACTGAGATAAAATTAAAGAAAAATGCATATCATAATTTAGGAGTTTGCTATTTGCATAAAGGAGATTATATTAATGCTAAAAAAAAATTTTCTAAAGAATTGGAACTCATTAAACCTACTGATACTTTAGAAATAATTTCTGCTAAAATAGATTTAGCGAATATTTATTATAATCAGTATAATGATGAAGAGGCCATTCCTCTTTTCAAAGAAGCTTATCAGTTAGCAAAAAACTTTTCTAATATAGAATTAAAACAACTTACAGCCAATAATATGGCAGTTGTTGAAAAAAACAGAAAGAATTATGAAGAGAGTGTTAATTATTATATAGAATATGAAAAATGGAAAGATTCAATCTGGAACAGGGATAAAATTTGGGAGCTTGCAGAGAAAGATAAGGCATTAACCTTACAATTAAATGAAGAAAAGTTAACTGCTGAAAAATTAAAGCAGAAAGTAACTTTACTCATTGCTTTTATTAGTATAATAGGAGGAGGGCTTGTTCTTTCCTTTTCAATTCAATTAAAGCGCAAAAATCATAAAATAACTACACAAAAAAAATATCTAGATGATCTTAATGCTACAAAAGATAAATTGTTTACTATCCTTTCTCATGATTTAAAAACACCAGTGTATTTTTTGAGTAATAAATTACTATCTTTAATAACAGAGGAGAAAAAAAAGGAAGTAAAGTCAATTGAAGGGATACAAGAGTGTTATATTATTGCTTCCAATACAAGTTTGTTAATTGAAAACACATTGCATTGGGCATTGAATAATAGAGACAAACTTCTATTTAAAATTTCAACACTAAATCTTAGAATTGTAGTTGATCAGGTTTTATATTATTTTGAACCAGTTATTGAATTAAAAAGAATAGAACTTATAATTCAAATACCTGAAGTTTGTAATGTTTTAGCCGATTACAATACGTTTAAAATTTTATTGAGAAATATTTTAGATAATGCAGTCAAGTTTACACCGGAAAAAAGCACGATTTTTATCAGCACTTATGAATGTGAAGAAAAAATAACTTTAACAATTGAAAATCCTATTAGCAGGAATGTTGTATTTGAAAATGTAAATACTTTGTATAATTCAACTGGATTAGGACACCAATTATGTGAAGAATTTGCAAAAAAAAACGGAGGGACTTTTGAAGTTTTAAAATCCCCCTCTAATTTTCAAATATTAGTGACTCTCATAAAAAATCATATTAATGACATTGTTTCTATTTGA
- the kynU gene encoding kynureninase — translation MQFQNTRSFARKLDKNDKLSKYKKQFHFPKVNNKKVIYFTGNSLGLQPKTSQAFVNEVMEDWKNLGVEGHFYGEKPWWDYHERLAKPLAKVVGAKPEEVTVMNTLTVNLHLLMVSFYTPTKKKYKILCEEKAFPSDQYMLASQVRFHGFNPAEAIVEVKKREGEHFWRTEDILSKIDEIGDELALVLIGGVNYYNGQVFDMEAITKAGQSKGANVGWDLAHAVGNITLELNKWNVDFAAWCSYKYMNSGPGNVSGIYINEKYLGKKDIPRFEGWWGHSKERRFLMEHDFQPMTNAEAWHLSNPSILSLAPYLASLQMFEEVGMDVLTEKSKMLTSYLEFILNQVDKEVDATFEIITPGDRGCQLSVFLHGKGRSIFDYLMKNGVIIDWREPNVIRLAPVPFYCSFEDMYEFGQILKKGMTGQDKT, via the coding sequence ATGCAATTTCAAAATACCAGAAGTTTTGCCCGGAAACTGGACAAAAATGATAAACTGAGTAAATATAAAAAACAATTTCACTTTCCAAAAGTCAATAATAAGAAGGTAATTTATTTTACGGGAAATTCGTTAGGCCTTCAGCCAAAAACTTCTCAGGCGTTTGTTAATGAAGTAATGGAAGACTGGAAGAATCTTGGGGTTGAAGGACATTTTTATGGAGAAAAACCATGGTGGGATTATCATGAACGCTTGGCTAAACCTTTGGCAAAAGTTGTAGGAGCAAAACCTGAGGAGGTTACAGTTATGAATACGTTAACAGTGAATCTTCATTTATTGATGGTATCTTTTTATACTCCTACCAAAAAAAAATATAAAATATTATGTGAGGAGAAGGCATTTCCATCTGATCAGTATATGCTGGCCAGCCAGGTGCGTTTTCACGGCTTTAATCCTGCGGAGGCTATTGTTGAAGTGAAGAAAAGAGAGGGTGAGCATTTTTGGAGAACCGAAGATATACTTTCTAAAATTGATGAAATTGGAGATGAACTTGCCCTGGTTTTGATAGGAGGGGTTAACTATTATAACGGACAGGTTTTTGACATGGAGGCCATTACAAAAGCCGGGCAAAGTAAAGGTGCAAATGTTGGTTGGGATTTAGCCCATGCAGTTGGTAATATAACACTGGAATTAAATAAATGGAATGTAGATTTTGCAGCCTGGTGTAGTTATAAATATATGAATAGCGGGCCGGGGAATGTTTCAGGTATATATATAAATGAGAAGTATTTAGGAAAAAAAGATATCCCGAGATTTGAAGGTTGGTGGGGGCATAGCAAAGAAAGAAGGTTCTTAATGGAACATGATTTTCAGCCTATGACAAATGCTGAGGCCTGGCATTTGAGTAATCCTTCCATTTTATCATTGGCACCATATCTAGCATCTTTACAAATGTTTGAGGAGGTAGGGATGGATGTTTTAACGGAAAAAAGTAAAATGTTAACATCCTACCTTGAATTTATATTAAACCAAGTAGATAAAGAAGTTGATGCTACTTTTGAAATTATAACTCCGGGAGACAGAGGTTGTCAACTTTCGGTTTTCTTACATGGAAAAGGCAGAAGTATTTTTGATTATTTAATGAAGAACGGTGTGATAATTGATTGGAGGGAGCCCAATGTAATAAGGCTGGCTCCAGTACCTTTTTATTGTTCGTTTGAAGATATGTATGAGTTTGGACAAATATTAAAAAAAGGAATGACCGGGCAAGATAAAACCTAA
- a CDS encoding phosphatase PAP2 family protein, translating to MLEKLYQLDRDILIFLNNIGDDRFDPFWRVITSIYTWIPLYGLIIFLFFRAYHRPKAQHSVLLSFFSVIVVNVLVIITKEAITRARPLNNPDLEGILRAVYTANDYSFFSGHASNSFAITTFAVLCLRFKYKWIYLIYAWPVLFSFSRMYLGAHYPSDIFVGTVVGLIIGYVFYQIHKKT from the coding sequence ATGCTTGAAAAGTTATATCAACTGGATAGAGATATCCTTATATTTTTAAATAATATTGGTGATGACAGGTTTGATCCATTTTGGAGGGTTATAACTTCCATCTACACATGGATTCCCCTGTACGGTTTAATTATTTTTCTTTTTTTTAGAGCTTACCACAGGCCAAAAGCACAACATTCTGTTTTATTATCTTTCTTTTCCGTAATTGTGGTAAATGTTTTGGTTATTATTACCAAAGAGGCAATAACCCGTGCCAGGCCCTTAAACAATCCCGATCTTGAAGGAATTTTAAGAGCTGTTTATACTGCAAATGATTACAGTTTTTTTTCCGGTCATGCTTCCAATTCTTTTGCAATTACCACTTTTGCAGTACTTTGCCTTCGATTTAAATATAAATGGATTTATCTCATTTATGCGTGGCCTGTTTTGTTTAGCTTCAGCAGGATGTACCTGGGGGCACATTATCCTTCCGATATTTTTGTAGGCACTGTCGTCGGATTAATTATTGGTTATGTTTTTTATCAAATTCATAAAAAAACATAG
- a CDS encoding S8 family peptidase translates to MRKLVCGVAVVSALFITSCSKDNLNSESGINTPEISEQKDPLSVDEINRIINEILQREDNFHWNDVSDFVLWSALKHGDNILTIGYGTDKNDYSNKGTASQKSSKDKIISFVKSMEDKIAQQKGEDVLIYDDEFLTIIDMKVEKLETIKELRSEFAIRYMEPSGYSLFQNEQFKPAKVQASSSSSSGCGLEGESLNSSDYVTVVPNSKMPWNFYAYHNIDEAWSHSTGSGITIGIVDTGASTEQSLLNGSFNNGYSSGRTIERKGVYVDSWWPWSTETDGVNDKCGHGTSMTSVAGAPRNDKGQTVGVAYNSNFVVYRAASNVVLDGYHEQKGVARAFTELGDRSDVDIISMSMGHIISVGRIEDAIKYAYSKGKLIFCAGGTSTSFTNFVGVIFPAWMSETVAVTGIEENSVYNVCDTCHEGNEIDFAIVMERANNNHVPVLGYYNNQADYVGGSSVAAAMAAGIGALVWAEHPGWTRTQVLNKLISSSHLYPNKNSSFGWGVMDALKAVQ, encoded by the coding sequence ATGAGGAAACTTGTATGCGGTGTAGCTGTAGTGTCTGCACTATTCATTACGTCTTGTTCTAAAGACAATTTAAACTCGGAAAGCGGTATTAATACACCGGAAATCTCAGAACAAAAAGATCCTTTATCAGTCGATGAAATTAATCGTATAATTAATGAGATATTACAACGGGAAGATAATTTCCATTGGAATGATGTATCAGACTTTGTATTATGGAGTGCCTTGAAACATGGAGATAATATTTTAACCATAGGGTATGGAACTGATAAAAACGATTATAGTAATAAAGGAACTGCTTCCCAAAAATCTTCAAAAGATAAAATTATCTCTTTTGTAAAAAGCATGGAAGATAAAATAGCACAACAAAAAGGAGAAGACGTGTTAATTTATGATGATGAGTTTTTAACTATTATTGACATGAAAGTAGAAAAGTTGGAAACGATTAAAGAATTGAGAAGTGAATTTGCTATCAGATATATGGAGCCCAGCGGCTACAGTCTTTTTCAGAATGAGCAGTTTAAACCTGCAAAAGTTCAGGCATCTTCCTCATCGAGTTCAGGATGCGGACTGGAAGGAGAGTCTTTAAATTCATCAGATTATGTAACCGTTGTACCAAATTCCAAAATGCCATGGAATTTTTATGCTTATCATAATATTGATGAAGCGTGGTCCCATAGTACCGGAAGTGGTATTACAATTGGCATTGTTGATACCGGGGCATCTACCGAACAGAGTTTGTTGAACGGAAGTTTTAATAATGGATATTCATCAGGAAGGACTATAGAAAGAAAAGGTGTATATGTTGATTCGTGGTGGCCGTGGTCAACAGAAACCGACGGGGTGAATGATAAGTGTGGTCATGGAACCAGTATGACATCGGTAGCAGGGGCCCCCCGTAATGACAAAGGGCAAACTGTAGGGGTGGCATACAATTCAAACTTTGTGGTATACAGGGCCGCATCCAATGTTGTATTGGATGGATATCATGAACAAAAAGGAGTGGCAAGGGCTTTTACCGAATTGGGAGATAGAAGTGATGTTGATATAATTTCCATGTCGATGGGACATATCATATCTGTAGGGAGAATTGAAGACGCAATTAAATATGCATATAGTAAGGGGAAGCTTATTTTTTGTGCTGGAGGGACTTCTACTAGTTTTACTAATTTTGTAGGGGTTATTTTTCCTGCCTGGATGAGTGAAACAGTTGCGGTTACCGGTATTGAAGAGAATTCTGTTTATAATGTTTGTGATACTTGTCACGAAGGAAATGAAATAGATTTTGCCATAGTTATGGAAAGAGCCAATAATAATCATGTACCGGTTTTAGGCTATTATAATAATCAGGCCGATTATGTGGGAGGGTCTTCGGTAGCTGCTGCAATGGCAGCCGGTATTGGAGCTCTTGTTTGGGCCGAACACCCCGGGTGGACAAGAACCCAGGTTTTAAATAAACTTATAAGCTCATCGCATTTATACCCGAATAAAAATTCCAGTTTTGGTTGGGGGGTTATGGATGCCCTGAAGGCAGTACAATAA
- a CDS encoding O-methyltransferase: MHFISEALESYATFHSEEEPVILKELARETHLKILRPRMLSGHFQGRLLSILSKLLRPKTILEIGTYTGYSAICLAEGLPDNGELHTIDVNEELFELQRKYFDKSGYGNKIIQHTGNALEIIPALHKNFDLVFIDADKHNYSIYFDLIIEKMNKGGVILSDNVLWSGKVLEHVNPNDKSTIALIEYNKKLKEDNRIETVLLPVRDGLTLSRVK, translated from the coding sequence ATGCATTTTATATCCGAAGCATTAGAGAGTTATGCAACTTTTCACTCAGAAGAAGAGCCCGTTATTTTAAAAGAGTTAGCAAGAGAAACTCATTTAAAAATCTTGCGACCTCGTATGCTTAGCGGTCATTTTCAGGGCAGGCTGTTAAGTATTCTATCAAAACTTTTACGTCCTAAAACCATCCTGGAAATAGGCACTTATACCGGCTATTCTGCAATTTGTCTTGCCGAAGGATTACCTGATAATGGTGAATTGCATACAATAGATGTAAATGAAGAGTTATTTGAATTACAGAGAAAATATTTTGATAAGAGCGGATATGGAAATAAAATAATTCAACATACAGGTAATGCCCTGGAAATTATACCTGCCTTACATAAAAATTTTGATCTTGTATTTATTGACGCTGATAAACATAACTATTCGATATATTTTGACCTTATCATTGAAAAAATGAATAAAGGGGGAGTTATTTTGTCTGATAATGTATTATGGAGCGGAAAGGTATTAGAACACGTAAACCCTAATGATAAAAGTACTATTGCCCTCATTGAATATAATAAAAAACTGAAAGAAGACAATCGTATTGAAACTGTATTACTTCCTGTCAGAGATGGTTTAACATTAAGCAGGGTTAAATAA
- a CDS encoding FAD-dependent oxidoreductase produces MQKPKNIAIVGSGLVGALLSIYLKKRGHKVDVYDRRPDIRKIEFSGRSINLAMSARGWKALKKVNIDEEIKRIGIPMDKRAIHAIGKPVYFQNYGKTGESIYSISRSVLNKKMIDLAEKEGVKFFFNSKVWDVSLPEATLFVGETEKSEWEELKYDIVFGADGAFSRVRHKMQRRSLFNYSQEFLNTGYKELTILPNADGTHKLNKNSLHIWPRGNFMFIALPNLDGSFTCTLFMPFEGEESFSKLKTEEAVRDFFEKYFPTVKDDISNLVNDFFKNPTSTLVTIKCYPWTYWDKAALVGDSAHAIVPFYGQGMNAGFEDITVLNELMDKYNDDWGKIFKEYEKERKPNADAVAELSYRNFIEMSTKTADEKFILRKKIEKWFSDKYPDKWVPLYSRVTFSERPYSEALEIGDFQKSIMDEVMIMEEIETKWNSEEVEKLILKLLDRKP; encoded by the coding sequence ATGCAAAAACCTAAAAATATAGCAATTGTCGGGAGTGGTCTTGTAGGAGCATTACTTTCAATTTATCTGAAAAAAAGAGGCCATAAGGTAGATGTATATGACAGAAGACCTGATATCAGAAAGATTGAATTTTCCGGGCGATCAATAAACTTAGCCATGTCAGCAAGAGGATGGAAGGCATTGAAAAAGGTAAATATTGATGAGGAAATAAAAAGAATAGGCATCCCTATGGATAAAAGGGCAATACATGCTATTGGCAAGCCGGTTTATTTTCAAAATTATGGTAAAACAGGAGAATCAATTTATTCAATATCCAGAAGTGTTTTGAATAAAAAAATGATAGACCTGGCAGAAAAAGAAGGCGTTAAATTTTTCTTTAATTCAAAAGTATGGGATGTATCATTGCCCGAAGCCACACTCTTTGTTGGTGAAACAGAAAAATCTGAGTGGGAAGAATTAAAATATGATATAGTATTTGGGGCCGATGGCGCTTTTTCCAGGGTAAGACATAAAATGCAAAGAAGAAGTTTGTTTAATTATAGTCAGGAATTTTTAAATACAGGATATAAAGAGTTAACTATACTCCCAAATGCAGACGGCACTCATAAACTCAATAAAAATTCATTACATATTTGGCCAAGGGGGAATTTTATGTTCATAGCCCTTCCTAATTTGGATGGCAGTTTTACCTGTACCCTTTTTATGCCTTTTGAAGGGGAGGAATCTTTTAGCAAGTTAAAGACTGAAGAGGCGGTAAGAGATTTCTTTGAAAAGTATTTTCCAACTGTAAAAGACGATATTTCAAATTTAGTTAACGACTTTTTTAAAAATCCAACCAGTACTCTGGTAACAATAAAATGCTATCCCTGGACATACTGGGATAAAGCTGCCCTGGTAGGGGATTCTGCCCATGCTATTGTACCTTTTTACGGACAAGGAATGAATGCTGGGTTTGAGGATATTACTGTACTTAACGAATTAATGGACAAATACAATGATGATTGGGGAAAAATATTCAAAGAATATGAAAAGGAAAGGAAACCAAACGCCGATGCTGTTGCTGAATTAAGTTATAGGAATTTTATTGAAATGAGTACAAAAACAGCAGATGAAAAGTTTATTTTAAGGAAAAAAATTGAAAAATGGTTTTCAGACAAATATCCAGATAAATGGGTGCCCTTATATAGCAGGGTGACATTTTCTGAAAGACCATATTCAGAGGCATTAGAAATAGGAGATTTTCAAAAGTCTATAATGGATGAAGTAATGATTATGGAAGAAATTGAAACTAAATGGAATAGCGAAGAAGTTGAAAAGCTAATTTTGAAATTGTTGGATAGAAAACCTTAA
- a CDS encoding pirin family protein — MKTILHKSNTRGHANHGWLNTYHSFSFANYYNPERMNFGALRVLNDDTVAPGMGFGKHPHDNMEIISIPLYGDLEHEDSMGNKVVIKEGDIQIMTAGTGIIHSEKNKNLNKEVKFLQIWILPKHKNVKPNYDQITLKPEDRKNKLQQIVSPKQDESGVTINQDAWFYITEIDTGRQLTYHLKGKNTGVYAFVIDGNLDINNIPLATRDGLGITETDKIDIQAVTNAQLLLMEVPLNI, encoded by the coding sequence ATGAAAACTATTCTGCACAAATCAAACACACGGGGTCATGCTAATCATGGGTGGCTTAATACTTATCATTCTTTCAGTTTTGCTAATTACTATAACCCTGAGAGAATGAATTTTGGGGCTTTAAGAGTTTTAAATGACGATACGGTAGCCCCGGGCATGGGTTTTGGCAAGCATCCTCATGATAATATGGAAATAATCTCCATACCCCTGTATGGCGACTTAGAGCATGAAGACAGTATGGGAAATAAAGTAGTTATTAAAGAAGGAGATATACAAATCATGACTGCCGGAACAGGCATCATACACAGTGAAAAAAATAAAAATTTGAACAAAGAAGTTAAGTTTCTTCAAATCTGGATTTTACCTAAACACAAAAATGTAAAACCAAATTATGATCAGATCACTCTTAAACCTGAAGACAGAAAAAACAAGTTGCAACAAATTGTATCCCCAAAACAGGATGAAAGCGGAGTGACCATCAATCAGGATGCATGGTTTTATATTACCGAAATAGACACAGGCAGGCAACTTACATATCATTTAAAAGGGAAAAATACAGGAGTATATGCCTTTGTAATTGATGGCAACCTGGATATTAACAATATCCCCCTGGCAACACGTGACGGTTTGGGAATAACCGAAACTGATAAAATTGACATTCAGGCAGTAACAAATGCTCAACTTCTTTTAATGGAAGTCCCTCTAAATATTTAA
- a CDS encoding S8/S53 family peptidase, producing MNFNDEYNDEYIEKRNSLYEYFDEYFDELEFPDDVKIKIAHIDTGITEHPYLEGGFIKENTMDFTKPQNNQKGKGVITVEKALSKKFGDHGTATAGLIINNEEDENIKGIIPRWMIDNKMIEFHSYRVGNSVVLSINAVNRLSKAINHAVKEGCKIISISLGAEGFEDRKLRLAMEYAVNNGVIICCAAGQLVPFQIYPAAFSHENLCICCAASTAQNEPWKSTWWNSFQNGYVTIAAPGTSMPKIYWEDIDNPSVKKSEGSSYSTAYTASVAALWYLKNYKSLSKRAGNEIVRIFKTRIQYTRIPWEDNRGYSRNKIGPGILNPKGVLKKRPPELR from the coding sequence ATGAATTTTAACGATGAATATAACGATGAATATATTGAAAAACGAAACAGCTTATATGAATACTTTGATGAATATTTTGATGAATTGGAATTTCCAGATGATGTAAAAATAAAAATAGCACATATTGATACGGGAATTACAGAACATCCCTATTTAGAAGGAGGTTTTATTAAAGAAAATACAATGGATTTTACTAAACCCCAAAATAATCAAAAGGGCAAAGGTGTCATTACGGTAGAAAAAGCACTAAGCAAAAAATTTGGCGATCATGGTACAGCAACAGCAGGTCTTATTATTAATAACGAAGAAGATGAAAACATAAAGGGTATTATCCCTAGATGGATGATAGATAATAAAATGATAGAATTTCATTCATACCGGGTTGGCAATAGTGTGGTTTTATCAATAAATGCTGTTAACAGGTTGAGCAAGGCAATTAATCATGCTGTTAAGGAAGGTTGTAAAATTATCTCAATAAGTTTGGGGGCTGAGGGGTTTGAAGATCGTAAGCTTCGCCTCGCTATGGAATATGCGGTCAATAATGGAGTTATTATTTGTTGTGCTGCCGGGCAACTCGTGCCTTTTCAAATTTATCCTGCCGCTTTTTCACATGAGAATTTATGCATTTGCTGTGCTGCAAGCACAGCACAAAATGAGCCTTGGAAAAGTACTTGGTGGAACAGTTTTCAAAATGGCTATGTGACAATTGCGGCTCCGGGAACTTCTATGCCTAAAATTTATTGGGAAGATATAGATAATCCAAGCGTAAAAAAAAGTGAAGGATCTTCTTACTCTACAGCATATACTGCATCAGTAGCTGCCTTATGGTATTTAAAAAACTATAAGTCTTTGAGTAAAAGAGCCGGAAATGAAATTGTTAGGATTTTTAAAACACGTATTCAGTATACACGTATTCCCTGGGAAGATAATCGTGGTTATAGTAGAAATAAAATAGGTCCAGGCATCTTAAACCCAAAAGGGGTATTGAAGAAGAGACCACCTGAATTAAGATAG
- a CDS encoding Sec-independent protein translocase subunit TatA/TatB — protein sequence MKNIFLFISGPEIVFILFIVVMVFGADKIPEIARGLGKGMRQLKDATNEVKAEIQRSAEKQGLDTDFTKEIKDEINKVKDDIDEFTGSVKRKI from the coding sequence ATGAAAAATATTTTTTTATTCATTAGCGGACCTGAGATAGTTTTTATACTATTTATAGTGGTAATGGTTTTTGGAGCCGATAAAATCCCTGAAATAGCAAGAGGATTAGGGAAAGGTATGCGACAGCTTAAGGATGCCACTAATGAAGTAAAAGCTGAAATTCAAAGAAGTGCCGAAAAACAGGGATTAGATACTGATTTCACAAAAGAAATTAAAGATGAAATTAATAAAGTGAAAGATGATATTGATGAATTTACGGGGTCAGTAAAACGTAAAATTTAA
- a CDS encoding MAC/perforin domain-containing protein, with protein sequence MEIINIKLKDKDGNSICTSAKGSKTIEDSNKIVFNFQPESSINLKKNEQYSISYVEELSRKPSSNVIVTYIKKEGENLRFKKGSEIDSKQKHISNFGIIGYGINTLENEPTSSIIDFTFNNEQSFKWNNENISIPDQIDFNETPTGQSVKGTFSSKIITSREYQLDMMSKLGLSAKDPETCLTFKGNADLTNNFFSNKSGDLAIELYTNRVDISFLELIKINYSKFLNEEVKEAIKSCGGYLDKIIDFYKTYGTHVIKSAHIGGQMNMKTTVRIDHKTNKEISKNKIDITANVKAENNDHINGSVNFDKRNEGTSKLFRDISEKQISLIGGNVSTKDEETWRQSLLNSKIPLRGESISDSVSQKGDSDNTNLGLVGIQYTEIYNVLDLDPTQKEAFEKAFDKYMNGINPFDNTPQRLKPRMDYDNPIYVASPNRKTFKMRGWGATYVTSAGLYGKPGSWAIVRCKSDAEPGGWDEKTIYAGEKVELRGKTAYMSGLMYIEVVSSGKDNDAVIYTENTLVSW encoded by the coding sequence ATGGAAATTATCAATATTAAACTTAAAGACAAAGATGGGAACTCCATTTGTACTTCTGCTAAAGGAAGCAAAACTATAGAAGACAGTAATAAGATCGTTTTCAATTTTCAACCTGAATCTTCAATTAATCTTAAAAAAAACGAACAATATAGTATATCGTATGTTGAAGAGTTGAGTAGAAAACCATCTAGCAATGTAATAGTTACTTATATTAAAAAAGAAGGGGAGAATTTGAGGTTTAAAAAAGGGAGTGAAATAGATTCCAAACAAAAACACATCAGTAATTTTGGTATCATTGGATATGGTATCAACACATTAGAAAATGAGCCTACTTCAAGCATCATTGATTTCACATTTAATAATGAACAATCATTTAAATGGAACAATGAGAACATTTCTATTCCAGATCAAATTGATTTTAATGAAACGCCGACAGGACAAAGTGTTAAAGGGACATTTTCCAGTAAAATTATTACCTCAAGGGAATATCAATTAGATATGATGTCAAAACTAGGACTATCGGCAAAAGATCCTGAAACGTGTTTAACCTTTAAGGGAAATGCTGATCTTACTAATAACTTTTTTTCAAATAAAAGTGGAGATTTGGCAATTGAATTATATACCAATAGAGTAGATATTTCATTTTTAGAATTAATAAAAATTAATTATTCAAAATTTTTAAATGAGGAGGTTAAAGAAGCTATAAAATCATGTGGCGGATATCTGGATAAGATAATTGATTTTTACAAAACCTATGGTACCCATGTTATAAAAAGTGCTCATATTGGGGGGCAAATGAATATGAAAACTACCGTAAGAATAGATCATAAAACAAACAAGGAAATAAGTAAAAATAAAATTGATATCACTGCTAACGTAAAAGCTGAAAATAACGACCATATTAATGGTTCTGTAAACTTTGACAAAAGAAATGAGGGTACCAGCAAATTGTTTAGGGATATATCTGAAAAGCAAATTTCACTAATTGGGGGTAATGTGTCTACCAAAGATGAAGAAACTTGGAGACAAAGCCTGTTAAATAGTAAAATTCCCCTAAGAGGAGAATCAATTTCCGATTCGGTTTCTCAAAAAGGTGATTCGGATAATACGAATTTAGGCCTTGTTGGTATTCAATATACCGAGATTTATAATGTATTGGATCTTGATCCTACTCAAAAAGAAGCGTTCGAAAAAGCTTTTGATAAGTATATGAACGGAATAAATCCATTTGATAACACCCCGCAACGATTAAAGCCTCGAATGGATTATGATAATCCCATATATGTTGCAAGCCCAAATAGGAAAACTTTTAAGATGAGAGGCTGGGGTGCTACTTATGTAACTTCTGCCGGTCTTTATGGTAAACCAGGAAGCTGGGCTATTGTAAGATGTAAATCAGATGCAGAACCAGGCGGTTGGGATGAAAAAACAATCTATGCCGGCGAAAAAGTAGAATTACGCGGCAAAACTGCATACATGAGTGGGCTTATGTATATAGAGGTTGTTTCTTCCGGAAAAGATAATGATGCTGTGATTTATACCGAAAACACTTTAGTCTCATGGTAG